tacataaggccggtttacctccagtagtaatatccccaacaagaggcacgaccatgccactcgcgaaagcacaaccgtgcctctctcgAAAGCAAAACtatgactctcgcgaaaaaaatgcGGCTTTTCACGcaaaattttttcaaattttttttgttCCAAAAGTTAAAGAAGACCGATAAAAACCGAAACgtcgaaaaaaaggaaaaaactgttTTAAAAGtcgaaaacgcgtgcgaaaaataAAAAATATCCAAAGAGAACGCCTAGAGCGCGACACGTGACGGGTGGCTGAGAGCGTGCTAAGTGGCGCTGATCATTATGAGCCTCCCGaagaagcgctcgttaactagttgctctcatTTTATTGTGCTAGCACCTCGTCTAAGCATTCGTGTATTGAAAGATGTCTGACAGCTGATAGCGAGAATTGTTTAAAAGTTAATAATTTGAGGCCATCTTTTATTAAATCCTTTTTGTAGGCCGTGAAATAAGCGATGGCCCATTACAACCCCACATTTGAAAAGAAACAAATCGAAAGTCCACATTTCCTCGAAAATTAATAATCGAAAGTCCAAACCGCTGACAGCGCTTCCACGCACCTAATCAAGGAACGTCTGCAAAAACTCGAGCACCTTGTCGACATCTTCAGGCAAGACACCCTTCACCGCATCCGCCATCCTGAACCGCTGAGCCCACGCGGCCAGGGCCGGCGTCCTCGCCGCGTCCAGGAGCTTGATCCCGATCATCTTCTCGATCACCACGAACCAGCCCAGGTAGCTGCCGAGCACAACGTCGACGAACCCGATGCCGTCGCCGCCGAAGAACGGCTTCCCACCGGAGCATTCCCCGAACGCGCCTTCCAGCGTCTCCATCGCCGAGATGGCCCGTACAGCCGCCTCCATCTTCTCCTCGGTCTTGCGGGCGAACAGGATGGTGAACCACGGCGACCCAACCTGCAGCACATCCGTCGCATCGAGCTTCATTACTTCCGCACAGGAACAGAGCAAAGAAAGAGCGGGCGGTGAAGAGACGGCGATGCGTCGCGTAATACTTGCCTTGTCGTCGACGTAGGCGGCCCAGAACCGGGCGGTGGCGCGCTCGTGCGGGCCGGCGGGGAGGACGCTCGGGCCGGCGCCTCTCCATACCTCGTCGATGTACTGCACGATGACCTGCGACTCCGGGATGGGCTTGCCGTTGTGGATGAGGACGGGCACCTTCTTGTGCACGGGGTTGGAGGCGAGGAGGAGCTCGCCCTTGTTGTGGAGGTCTTCCTCGACGTACTGGTAGCTGATCCCCTTGAGGTTGAGCACGATCTGCACCCTGTTCACGAACGGGCTGTCCCACACGCCTAGCAGCTTCACCTCGTCTCCTCCTGCAGCCGCTGCCATTGACACGCCGTGGCTCAGCGCTTGGATCTCTGGGTTCTTGGGATGTGCTGGTGATGGGATCTTGGATGCTGGAGCCTTGGACTTGAAGACGACTGGTTATAAACGAGTGGACATTTCGGAGTTCGGGGAGTTCATCGCTGCTGTTAGGTTGTCTATAATTCGGAGCTTTTTTATATGTTTGGTGATCAGGTCGGTTAATCATGGGCTCGTGGCAATCGAGTGAATTGATGTGCCAACTGAAGATTAGTCATTGGTGATATGGAGTAGAACAAAGCTTGTCTCCCACATTTTTTGTTGTTGGAAAAAACCTAGTATAGGAGAAAAGCGCCGGTAGGTATCTTTTTTTGCGAAAAGGTACCCTTTTTTTTTTGCGAACAGCTGGTAGGTACCGTGCTGCACGCATCGGATCATCAATCAAAGAGATATATGCGCCTCTCGAGCTGTCGTCCAACGTGCACGTAGCGCTCCGAGCAATAATTCGCGCGCgagaagagaaccaaacacatttcTCTCGGATCATCAAAGAGAACCACTCCGGGCAACAACACGTAGCACTCCGGTGTAGCGCTGCAGGATCTCAGCGACGAATGTGTGACGATGGACACACGTAGGGTGGTGACATTGTCTCGCGCCGTGATGACGTCGACGGCAGACCTGGCAAGGTCGATATATTGGTACCTGCTCTGAAAATCGGTCGATGAAAGATGATGGCGGTGGCCACTGTACGTGTGCATGTGGTGCCTGCTGAGACTGGGAGTGTGCTGGATcggtgtgtgccccagacccgacGATTGCGGCACCACGGTAGGGTCTGGGGCAACACACGCGCGCGATTGCGGCACCACGGCAAGGTGTTTGGCAACACACGCGCGAACCCCGACAATACGCACCCCTTCATCAAGTTAATAGGTGTAGCGACATATGTTGTCAAGACAGTGCCTTCAAACTTATTGATTGTGAGATCTTGGTGAATATAACTAATAAGATGATTGTATGCATCATCCTGATGCAAAAGTCGGGGTCATTCTCCtttcaaaaacaaacaaaaaaagagtCGAGGACCCTGGCGTCCCAGACACAAGTAAGAATTTGATGATATGCCCCCGTCAGACCATGAGCCATCCTCTCCCGAAGAGATCGAAAATGGTTATCATCAAGTTATTTCGATTTGCTCGTCCTTCGCCCAAGAGGTATGACCATAAGAGTCTGTTGAGGTCTCTCGGCCAACTAACCAAAAGCGCTCTGGGTCTGTTGACCAGTTGAAACCCTCTCTGACGAGCACACTCGGTTTCTATAGCTAGACCTTGATTATTATTTTTTGAGACAAAGCTAGACCTTGATAGACTTTTTTTTGAGGATTGCCAACACTTTATTGATCAGTGTGAATGTTTATGGGAATACATGTTGGGTCATGAGGATGAATAGGCCACAAATGGCGACCCTGATCAAGCAAAGCCGAGTGTTTGGCAAGGTTGTGAGCTTCACAATTTGATGCTCTTCCTTCGAAAATAACTAAACAACTAACAAAATAACTAGCCCTAGAATTAAATTCTTTCACAATGGCCTCATAGGCTCCTCCTTTACCTTCATTTATATCATCTACTACGGTCTTGCTATCACATGCAATAATGATCTTTGTCAGCGCGAGGACTTCTGCTAATGCCAATGCTTCACGACAAGCTAGCATCTCTAGGGTTGCCGGTTCTGTTAGTCCTGGTAGAACGATCGACGAAGACCCTAAGTAGCCTCCATCTCTCCCTCTGCACATTGCCGCTGACGCGCCTACTTCCTATTACGGGAGAGCCCTCCATCCACATGAATTTTACAGTAACCCTCTGTTGGTGGTTTCCATGACAAAGACATAACATATGTGCGTACATTGCATCGGGTAGCTGAAGGAACATGAATAGCCTTGATAGTATCTAGCTCATTGATAAACCGCTCAACAAATAGATGTGTCGCCATGGGACTTTGATATATGCTCTCATGTATAGCTTTTATGCGAGAAGTCCATATGGCCCACAAAGTAATAGCCAACTTGATGAATTGGGCATGCGATAATGACTCCTGAAGATCAAACAGCCAACGCTTGGCACTTGGATCGCTT
The sequence above is a segment of the Triticum dicoccoides isolate Atlit2015 ecotype Zavitan chromosome 1A, WEW_v2.0, whole genome shotgun sequence genome. Coding sequences within it:
- the LOC119272334 gene encoding probable glutathione S-transferase GSTU6: MAAAAGGDEVKLLGVWDSPFVNRVQIVLNLKGISYQYVEEDLHNKGELLLASNPVHKKVPVLIHNGKPIPESQVIVQYIDEVWRGAGPSVLPAGPHERATARFWAAYVDDKVGSPWFTILFARKTEEKMEAAVRAISAMETLEGAFGECSGGKPFFGGDGIGFVDVVLGSYLGWFVVIEKMIGIKLLDAARTPALAAWAQRFRMADAVKGVLPEDVDKVLEFLQTFLD